The Neodiprion fabricii isolate iyNeoFabr1 chromosome 4, iyNeoFabr1.1, whole genome shotgun sequence genome window below encodes:
- the LOC124179741 gene encoding solute carrier family 22 member 5-like — protein sequence MRASAVDVERADRDVVVPSEELIVAAAGFGIWQMIIAAISCAMIMIHMLNGSLEPVQHLAGWWCEKPATLRSWTNQEWITYSHADAPKLDDEVAGFAGTRKAIRLTPELWNDRFRGCRMFRYDFASLRGVPFERSPTINRLNEAGTVKCKRFHYSRKFGRTVAEKFRMACNPEYERALWEVLMISGKITGYLTFGCLSDRIGRRPVLLIASGVTPFTAIGLVFSPNYVTYVVVRTCHSFFHGGFIVNFVMAAELSSNVARTRIMAFACLAYGLGVGVTPTLLDAMGSMDHLLLVINVPVAAFFLALVFFVPESPCWLFCTRRSAQLGAVIQKAGKTNGTPIPSDFHVVYVEHSDVEKQLSRGWPSFWSLLKASGVACEMISIGYLVCLSGVINGGAQAKLIYNHKRVPVWYAIIGHVEMAGIIVSQCCLLMMGHKRLLHLTIFLFLITTFILMANLQDDYFTTTGPATTLLSANIFAVGLGYGTLLNYGARTVPTLLRGTYTGMWNALWVAFTWAGTRHFYNYPGFTSVAVISILLAALFTFNIHNVLWREMPDTVFDAVNFKELVTLNFAL from the exons ATGAGGGCGTCAGCAGTGGACGTCGAAAGAGC GGACCGGGACGTTGTCGTACCGTCCGAGGAGCTGATAGTAGCTGCGGCCGGATTCGGCATCTGGCAGATGATCATAGCCGCTATTTCGTGCGCAATGATCATGATCCACATGCTGAACGGGAGTCTGGAACCGGTACAGCACTTGGCCGGATGGTGGTGCGAAAAGCCCGCGACTCTTCGGAGCTGGACAAACCAGGAATGGATTACTTACAGCCACGCAGATGCG CCCAAACTAGACGACGAAGTCGCAGGATTTGCTGGGACACGTAAAGCCATAAGACTCACTCCGGAACTATGGAACGATCGATTCAGGGGCTGCCGCATGTTCAGGTATGACTTCGCCTCTTTAAGGGGTGTTCCATTCGAACGGAGTCCAACGATAAATCGACTCAACGAGGCTGGTACGGTAAAGTGCAAGAGGTTTCATTATAGCAGAAAATTCGGAAGGACCGTCGCCGAGAAG TTTCGTATGGCATGCAATCCGGAGTACGAGCGTGCGCTGTGGGAAGTGCTTATGATATCCGGTAAGATCACGggctacctgaccttcggtTGTTTGAGCGACCGGATTGGCCGTCGTCCCGTCCTCCTGATCGCGAGCGGAGTGACTCCGTTTACAGCAATCGGTCTCGTTTTCTCTCCGAACTACGTCACGTACGTGGTGGTCCGGACTTGTCACAGTTTTTTCCACGGTGGCTTCATCGTCAACTTCGTTATGGCAGCCGAACTGAGCAGCAACGTCGCACGGACTCGGATTATGGCGTTCGCGTGTCTCGCTTACGGCCTCGGCGTTGGGGTGACACCGACGCTCCTCGACGCGATGGGATCGATGGACCATTTGTTACTGGTGATCAACGTTCCGGTCGCCGCATTTTTCTTGGCCCTGGTCTTCTTCGTGCCTGAATCACCTTGCTGGCTCTTTTGCACGCGGAGGTCGGCGCAACTTGGCGCGGTGATCCAAAAGGCGGGCAAGACGAACGGCACCCCAATTCCCTCGGACTTCCACGTGGTCTACGTCGAACACAGCGACGTGGAGAAGCAGCTGTCCCGAGGGTGGCCGAGTTTCTGGAGTCTTCTGAAAGCCTCTGGGGTAGCCTGCGAGATGATCAGCATCGGGTACCTCGTCTGCCTGTCCGGCGTGATAAATGGAGGTGCTCAGGCGAAGCTGATCTACAACCATAAACGGGTGCCGGTCTGGTATGCGATCATCGGGCACGTAGAAATGGCTGGGATCATCGTCAGCCAGTGCTGCCTCCTTATGATGGGTCACAAGAGGCTCCTTCACCTCACGATATTCCTCTTCCTCATCACCACCTTTATACTGATGGCCAATCTCCAGGACGACTACTTCACCACCACAGGACCCGCCACCACTCTTCTTTCGGCCAACATCTTCGCCGTCGGGCTTGGCTACGGCACCTTGCTCAACTATGGCGCAAGGACCGTGCCTACTCTACTTCGCGGCACTTATACCGGGATGTGGAACGCCCTTTGGGTCGCATTCACCTGGGCAGGGACTCGCCACTTTTACAACTACCCCGGGTTCACCAGCGTCGCCGTCATTTCTATCCTCCTTGCCGCCCTGTTCACTTTCAACATCCATAATGTACTCTGGCGTGAGATGCCCGACACGGTCTTCGATGCCGTCAACTTCAAAGAGTTAGTTACGCtaaattttgcattatga